One stretch of Pseudomonas azotoformans DNA includes these proteins:
- the tssM gene encoding type VI secretion system membrane subunit TssM encodes MNAFFKGVGRVLRESWVWSLLLVLAGVLLVWFVGPLLAVDDYRFWQGSTARLLTISAMLLLWGLAMVLVGARRSARLNQPGQHEHHQRQALINDEVAQVRGRFKEALQTLKTTRRYGERNERSRHELPWYLLIGEQGSGKTGLLAAAGLPTALDRAHVMPPGATSYCDWYFGDDAVVVEMAGRYLNQPDHSVDAAGWSTLLDLLKSWRRARPLDGVVVTLSVDTLSSSNEHDLELHARHVRSRLQDIQQSLQVDVPVYLVLTQIDRLVGFAEFFDMPQGEAAEDWLGERLLAGAAGIEIAEVRDAFDALLQRVGAELIPRLHQERNLERRGRMLGFPQHLARLGESVCLFIESAFAAHRYQRVDGLRGFYLTCAKTGDVRARFALGLFKRVIFAEAGLAGLRTPERQRIRRRHGLMALVASLVVGTAGALWAHSYAFNHQRLVQLRELINPKPVGQPEADASLALLALLDSRLAATGVFPPAAEVPWVERGGLYQGEMSRPLLNSAYEQALLQQLLPYVTIRLEQQVRDSLGDREQLLDSLRAYLMLNLPERRDKAWLAEQVAGLRTVGYIEDASTHKRLNEHVARLVEQGFLAPLNDELVAQARQALRGESLAEVVYRTLREQARHLEPLRLAESPVFSRVEPSIPGFYTRKYLQFFESQGPQLVNAIAQDNWVLGEATDLSVVDLRKLMFALEQRYFSEYADIWSDALGRVRLLESDDLRHDAQQLANLTSAQSALVLLLRQVREHTRLQPTHERFEAVSQQVAELGSSVSGLLPRALPRQMLADTNRRALLRRFEPLHQLLDEEQNPTAELTQALRLLDELHLQVSTLNRDSSPEQAAFKMARQRMDGQQPLLGNLRDAAVRLPQPLKGWLDGIAEQTWRHLLDDAYGYVNQRYHSEVYGFYVKAIRHRYPFNADAGSDVALGDFQSFFKPRGVMEHFYDSYLRPFVSVEGSRYRLRGLEGRSLPVSRSLLDQLTRAQVIRQGFFNADQGDWAVLFTLAPYSLDQAVNRATLRVGDQQLEYRHGPIVPMAFHWPIDADNGRSSLVLERGTERPLGIEKDRGAWSLFRLFELMQNEPASGRDAQILKADLAGLRANYLLTSQRSPSPFQMATWRGFRLPEQL; translated from the coding sequence ATGAACGCATTCTTCAAGGGCGTAGGCAGGGTGCTGCGCGAGAGTTGGGTATGGAGCCTGTTGCTGGTGCTGGCCGGTGTGCTGCTGGTGTGGTTTGTCGGGCCGCTGCTGGCGGTGGACGACTACCGTTTCTGGCAAGGCTCGACGGCCCGTTTGTTGACCATCAGCGCAATGTTGCTGTTATGGGGATTGGCAATGGTGTTGGTGGGAGCACGTCGCTCCGCGCGTTTGAATCAACCCGGACAGCATGAACATCATCAGCGGCAGGCGTTGATCAATGACGAAGTGGCGCAGGTGCGGGGGCGCTTCAAGGAAGCGTTGCAGACGTTGAAAACCACCCGCCGCTACGGCGAGCGCAATGAGCGTTCGCGCCATGAATTGCCCTGGTACCTGTTGATCGGCGAGCAGGGCAGCGGCAAGACTGGCCTGCTTGCCGCTGCCGGGTTGCCGACGGCGCTCGACCGGGCGCACGTGATGCCGCCTGGCGCCACCTCATACTGTGACTGGTATTTTGGCGACGACGCGGTGGTTGTCGAGATGGCAGGTCGATACCTGAACCAACCTGACCACAGTGTCGATGCGGCGGGATGGTCGACATTGTTGGACTTGCTCAAGTCGTGGCGTAGGGCACGGCCGCTCGATGGCGTGGTGGTGACGCTGTCAGTCGATACGCTTTCGAGCAGCAATGAGCACGACCTGGAACTTCACGCGCGCCATGTGCGGAGCCGCTTGCAGGATATCCAGCAGTCACTGCAAGTGGATGTGCCGGTTTACCTGGTGCTGACCCAGATTGATCGGTTGGTCGGGTTTGCCGAGTTCTTTGATATGCCGCAGGGCGAAGCCGCAGAAGACTGGCTGGGTGAACGCCTGCTGGCAGGCGCGGCAGGCATTGAAATCGCCGAGGTGCGCGATGCATTCGACGCGTTGTTGCAACGCGTGGGCGCCGAGCTGATTCCGCGCTTGCATCAGGAACGTAACCTCGAACGCAGAGGCCGCATGCTGGGCTTTCCTCAGCATCTCGCTCGCCTGGGTGAGTCCGTTTGCCTGTTTATCGAGAGTGCGTTTGCCGCCCATCGCTATCAGCGTGTCGACGGCCTGCGAGGTTTCTACCTGACCTGTGCGAAGACGGGGGATGTTCGCGCCCGTTTTGCCCTGGGTCTGTTCAAACGAGTGATTTTTGCCGAGGCCGGTCTTGCCGGGCTGCGTACCCCGGAGCGACAGCGCATCCGTCGACGCCACGGGTTGATGGCGCTGGTCGCCTCATTGGTTGTGGGTACGGCCGGGGCGCTGTGGGCGCACAGTTACGCATTCAACCATCAGCGGCTGGTGCAACTGCGGGAGCTGATCAACCCCAAGCCTGTAGGCCAACCCGAAGCGGACGCCAGCCTGGCGTTGCTCGCACTGTTGGACAGTCGTCTGGCGGCCACAGGGGTGTTTCCACCGGCGGCCGAAGTACCTTGGGTTGAGCGGGGCGGGTTGTATCAGGGCGAGATGAGTCGGCCGTTATTGAACAGCGCCTACGAACAAGCCCTGCTTCAGCAATTGCTGCCCTACGTGACCATACGGCTCGAACAACAGGTACGTGACAGCCTGGGTGATCGCGAGCAGTTGCTGGACAGCCTGCGTGCTTACCTGATGCTCAACCTGCCCGAGCGACGTGACAAGGCCTGGTTGGCTGAGCAAGTGGCGGGGCTGCGGACTGTTGGGTACATCGAGGATGCATCGACACACAAGCGCCTGAACGAACACGTTGCACGGCTCGTTGAACAGGGTTTTTTGGCCCCGCTGAACGATGAGTTGGTCGCACAGGCCCGGCAGGCGCTGCGCGGTGAGTCACTGGCAGAGGTGGTCTACCGGACACTGCGCGAGCAAGCGCGGCACCTGGAACCCTTGCGCCTCGCCGAAAGCCCGGTGTTTTCCAGGGTTGAGCCCTCCATCCCGGGTTTCTATACGCGTAAATACCTGCAGTTTTTCGAAAGTCAGGGGCCACAGTTGGTCAATGCCATCGCCCAGGACAACTGGGTGCTTGGGGAGGCCACTGACCTCAGCGTCGTGGATTTGCGCAAGCTTATGTTCGCGCTGGAACAGCGTTACTTCAGCGAGTACGCCGACATTTGGAGCGATGCGCTGGGTCGAGTCAGGCTGCTGGAAAGTGACGACCTGAGGCACGATGCGCAGCAGCTCGCGAACCTCACTTCCGCCCAGTCGGCGTTGGTGCTGTTGTTGCGGCAGGTGCGTGAACACACGCGACTGCAACCGACCCATGAAAGGTTTGAAGCGGTGAGCCAGCAGGTCGCTGAGTTGGGCTCGTCGGTATCCGGCCTGCTGCCCCGAGCCTTGCCGCGCCAAATGCTGGCTGATACGAACCGACGCGCATTGCTGCGCCGCTTCGAGCCCTTGCACCAATTGCTGGATGAAGAGCAGAACCCGACGGCCGAGCTGACCCAAGCCTTGCGCTTGCTGGATGAGCTGCACCTGCAGGTTTCGACACTGAACCGTGACAGTTCGCCCGAGCAGGCCGCATTCAAGATGGCCAGGCAACGCATGGATGGACAGCAGCCGCTGTTGGGCAACCTGCGTGACGCCGCTGTTCGCCTGCCGCAGCCGCTCAAGGGCTGGTTGGACGGGATTGCCGAGCAAACCTGGCGCCATCTGCTGGATGACGCCTATGGGTACGTGAATCAGCGGTATCACAGCGAGGTGTATGGCTTTTATGTGAAGGCGATCCGGCACCGCTACCCCTTCAATGCCGATGCCGGCAGCGATGTTGCCCTGGGTGATTTCCAGTCGTTCTTCAAACCACGGGGGGTGATGGAGCACTTTTATGACAGCTACCTGCGGCCGTTCGTCAGTGTCGAGGGGAGCCGCTATCGTTTGCGTGGCCTTGAGGGCCGCAGCTTGCCGGTTTCACGCTCGTTGCTCGACCAACTGACCCGGGCGCAGGTGATTCGCCAGGGTTTCTTCAACGCAGACCAGGGGGATTGGGCCGTTCTGTTCACGCTGGCACCCTACAGCCTGGACCAGGCCGTCAACCGGGCGACGCTGCGGGTGGGCGATCAGCAATTGGAATACCGTCACGGCCCCATCGTGCCGATGGCGTTTCATTGGCCGATTGATGCGGACAATGGGCGCAGCAGCCTGGTACTGGAGCGCGGTACTGAGCGGCCGCTGGGTATTGAGAAAGACCGGGGGGCCTGGTCGTTGTTCCGGCTTTTCGAGTTGATGCAAAACGAGCCGGCCAGCGGCAGGGATGCACAGATACTCAAGGCCGACCTGGCCGGCCTGCGTGCCAACTACCTGCTCACCAGCCAACGCAGCCCCAGCCCGTTCCAGATGGCCACATGGCGCGGCTTTCGGCTGCCGGAGCAATTGTGA
- the icmH gene encoding type IVB secretion system protein IcmH/DotU produces MTMDSEYPQDEKTVLLDREGLGPAHGAVTDFPSPPRFEQLEDRMIYSAQLQGARTFKSGPNVLLTAASDLLLQVAQLKAGPGRESLAALNDQFSSGINAFEACALYLGAENSQVMSARYVLCSVIDEAVVTTPWGGHSDWSKTSLLSRFHNETFGGEKFFRLLERLSRDPVKHVALLELMYLCLSLGFEGQYRVMERGRAQLETVHDAVYRQIRHVRGDRSPVIPASGASGASQARIRIVPATWAAVCVLACLLVMYSGCAWMLGQERRATLHAFQSSLAEPSRSPL; encoded by the coding sequence ATGACTATGGACAGTGAATACCCGCAAGACGAAAAAACCGTGTTGCTTGACCGTGAAGGCCTCGGCCCGGCGCACGGAGCCGTTACGGACTTTCCGTCGCCCCCACGCTTCGAGCAACTGGAAGACCGAATGATCTATTCCGCCCAGCTGCAAGGCGCGCGGACCTTCAAGAGTGGCCCTAACGTGCTGTTGACCGCGGCCTCGGATCTCTTGCTGCAAGTGGCCCAGCTCAAGGCCGGCCCCGGTCGGGAAAGCCTGGCGGCGCTCAATGATCAGTTTTCCTCGGGTATCAACGCGTTTGAGGCGTGTGCCTTGTATCTGGGGGCAGAGAACAGTCAGGTGATGTCGGCGCGCTACGTGCTGTGCAGTGTCATTGACGAAGCCGTGGTCACCACGCCGTGGGGAGGCCATAGCGATTGGTCGAAGACCAGCCTGTTGAGTCGTTTCCACAACGAAACCTTTGGCGGTGAAAAGTTTTTCCGGTTGCTTGAGCGTTTGTCCCGTGACCCCGTCAAGCATGTGGCCTTGCTGGAGTTGATGTACCTGTGCCTGTCGTTGGGGTTCGAAGGCCAATACCGCGTCATGGAGCGGGGAAGGGCGCAGCTTGAAACCGTACACGACGCCGTGTATCGACAGATCAGGCATGTGCGCGGTGATCGGTCTCCGGTAATCCCGGCGTCAGGCGCCAGTGGGGCCTCTCAGGCGCGGATACGCATTGTCCCTGCCACCTGGGCCGCGGTCTGTGTGCTGGCGTGTTTGCTGGTGATGTATTCAGGTTGCGCCTGGATGCTGGGCCAGGAGCGCAGGGCGACGTTGCACGCTTTCCAATCTTCGCTGGCAGAGCCGTCTCGGTCGCCCTTGTAA
- the tssK gene encoding type VI secretion system baseplate subunit TssK, with amino-acid sequence MQTHNVIWQEGMLLRPQHLQHSDRYYHRQLNRTRLLSSDAWGFLNLEVDVQYLNLGKVVVNQASGVLPDGSLFELSGTMEPLVLQVPANVGRQAVYLALPLATDNQVEVRTKEQGDVLARYVACDTEIGDSNAGVDSRCQIKCARPDLRLMLGESPGDVCYVKLQVARVVDSTQDGGVRLDADFVPTFIYLQGSGYVSSCINEVASLLATRGDAIAARIQGSGTSASAQVGDFLMLQLINRAELRLRHYLSQAQVRPEVVYRELLSIFGELCTFSNDSKRAQFPLQYRHGDQGASFRGLMEGLRAVLSLVLEQQAMQLTLQPRQYGVLVCPVSDLKLLGTATFILAATAQCDTEELRHRLPAHLKIGPVERIRELVNLHLAGIKVKPLPVAPRQIPFHAGKTYFMLELSHRDIAQLEQSGGFAFHASGEFAELELNFWAIRN; translated from the coding sequence ATGCAGACCCATAACGTTATCTGGCAAGAGGGCATGCTGCTGAGACCCCAGCACTTGCAGCACAGCGACCGCTACTACCATCGGCAACTCAACCGTACCCGCCTGCTGAGCAGTGATGCCTGGGGCTTCCTGAACCTTGAAGTCGATGTGCAGTACCTGAACCTGGGCAAGGTTGTGGTCAACCAGGCCAGCGGGGTGTTACCGGACGGCAGCCTGTTCGAGCTGAGCGGGACCATGGAGCCGTTGGTGTTGCAGGTGCCTGCCAATGTGGGCCGGCAGGCTGTTTACCTGGCGCTGCCGCTGGCAACCGATAATCAGGTTGAGGTGCGTACGAAGGAACAAGGCGATGTCCTGGCACGCTATGTCGCCTGTGATACGGAGATCGGTGACTCCAATGCCGGCGTCGACTCCCGTTGCCAGATCAAGTGCGCGCGCCCGGACTTGCGCTTGATGCTGGGCGAGTCGCCCGGTGACGTGTGCTACGTGAAACTCCAGGTTGCCCGGGTGGTTGACTCGACCCAGGACGGCGGCGTGAGGCTGGATGCGGATTTTGTACCGACGTTCATCTACCTCCAGGGCTCGGGGTATGTGTCGTCTTGTATCAACGAAGTTGCCAGCCTGCTGGCAACCCGTGGCGACGCGATCGCAGCCCGCATCCAGGGAAGCGGCACCTCTGCCAGCGCCCAGGTCGGCGACTTTCTGATGCTGCAGTTGATCAATCGTGCGGAGTTGAGATTGCGTCATTACCTGAGCCAGGCCCAGGTGCGCCCGGAGGTGGTATATCGGGAGTTGCTGTCGATTTTTGGTGAGCTGTGCACGTTTTCCAACGACAGCAAACGTGCGCAATTTCCGCTGCAATACCGACATGGCGATCAGGGCGCGAGCTTTCGTGGGTTGATGGAAGGCCTGCGTGCGGTGCTGTCGCTGGTGTTGGAACAGCAGGCGATGCAGTTGACGCTGCAGCCACGCCAGTACGGGGTGCTGGTGTGCCCGGTGAGCGATCTCAAGTTACTCGGTACGGCCACGTTTATCCTGGCGGCCACTGCCCAGTGCGATACGGAGGAGCTTCGTCATCGACTGCCGGCCCATCTCAAGATCGGACCGGTGGAGCGCATCCGTGAACTGGTCAACCTGCACCTGGCCGGGATCAAGGTCAAACCGTTGCCGGTAGCGCCGCGGCAGATCCCGTTTCACGCCGGCAAGACCTATTTCATGCTTGAGCTCAGCCACCGTGACATCGCGCAGCTGGAGCAATCGGGTGGTTTCGCCTTCCACGCCAGCGGCGAATTCGCCGAGCTGGAACTCAACTTCTGGGCTATCAGGAACTGA
- the tssJ gene encoding type VI secretion system lipoprotein TssJ, translating into MIGRSRVAVSSMLLLLGLLAGCSTLSLFSTRTKLDLTMTASDEVNPDLHGRPSPVVVQLLALRHPVAFENADFFSLYGRAEQALPKDWISGEELELRPGERLALKLSVEPRSRYVGVLAAYRDLPHVQWRWVLPVTPGQLTRADIVLDQTGIRMAVPQPDRTED; encoded by the coding sequence ATGATTGGCCGGTCTCGGGTCGCTGTTTCATCAATGCTGCTACTGCTGGGGCTGCTGGCGGGATGCAGCACCCTTTCACTTTTTTCCACTCGGACCAAACTGGACCTGACGATGACAGCCAGCGACGAGGTCAACCCCGACCTTCACGGTCGCCCCTCGCCCGTGGTGGTGCAACTGCTGGCGCTGCGGCATCCGGTGGCATTTGAAAACGCCGATTTCTTCAGCCTCTATGGCCGGGCCGAGCAGGCATTGCCCAAGGATTGGATCAGCGGCGAGGAACTGGAACTGCGCCCCGGTGAACGGCTGGCGCTCAAGCTCAGCGTCGAACCGCGCAGTCGCTATGTCGGCGTGCTGGCGGCCTATCGTGATTTGCCCCATGTGCAATGGCGATGGGTGCTGCCGGTGACCCCAGGGCAACTTACCCGTGCCGACATTGTGCTGGACCAGACGGGTATCCGGATGGCGGTACCTCAACCCGACAGGACGGAGGACTGA
- the tagH gene encoding type VI secretion system-associated FHA domain protein TagH codes for MQLMFERGSTASGEPLERKTFDGVGGVIGRGSGCDWVLADANRLISSHHALVSFREGRYFLTDISSNGIGVSGSMERLCKGQTRLISDGDVYQLGLLDIHARLVEPARPVLARENTIPDDAFLGLDPVDTLDRAALRGSSSAELDALDATPPAPLDVLRQGSSEHDHLVVPQWAEPARDVISPDPVTPPPATSETFWSQFADTLGIQVDTLDTPGREALAIKVAGLFRQALEGLQQSLRTRDELNSEVHGTLTVPLLNTRNPLKDCADSHAALAFLLGVGESGQRSAEQVVDQAYRDLQVHQLALVVACRAAVRGVLANFAPAHLLLRFERDGKSPRFFGDGAHWRAYQRHYRQLTDEASMDEQVLRHDFCKAYEEQVRLVSTLHAGCAG; via the coding sequence ATGCAGTTGATGTTTGAACGCGGTAGCACCGCGAGCGGGGAGCCGCTTGAGCGCAAGACGTTTGACGGTGTCGGTGGCGTGATCGGGCGTGGGTCGGGTTGTGACTGGGTGCTCGCGGATGCCAACCGCCTGATTTCCAGTCATCACGCCTTGGTCAGTTTTAGAGAGGGCCGCTATTTCCTGACGGATATCAGCAGCAACGGCATCGGTGTGTCAGGCAGCATGGAGCGTTTGTGCAAAGGGCAGACACGCCTGATCAGTGACGGCGATGTGTACCAACTGGGGTTGCTCGATATCCATGCCCGTCTGGTGGAGCCGGCACGGCCGGTACTTGCCCGGGAAAACACCATTCCAGACGATGCGTTCCTGGGGCTGGATCCTGTCGACACATTGGATCGCGCGGCATTGCGCGGGAGTTCTTCGGCTGAGCTGGACGCCTTGGACGCAACGCCGCCGGCACCGCTCGACGTGTTACGCCAGGGTAGTTCGGAGCACGATCATCTGGTCGTACCGCAGTGGGCTGAGCCGGCCAGGGATGTTATCTCACCTGACCCCGTAACACCTCCACCTGCGACCTCGGAAACATTTTGGTCGCAGTTCGCCGACACATTGGGCATCCAGGTGGACACGCTCGATACGCCGGGGCGTGAAGCCCTGGCGATCAAGGTGGCGGGCCTGTTCAGGCAAGCCCTCGAAGGGTTGCAACAAAGCCTGCGAACCCGTGACGAACTCAACAGTGAGGTTCACGGCACATTGACCGTTCCGCTGCTCAATACCCGCAATCCGTTGAAAGACTGTGCCGACAGCCACGCTGCCTTGGCTTTTCTATTGGGTGTCGGAGAATCTGGTCAACGTTCTGCCGAGCAAGTGGTGGACCAGGCTTACCGAGACCTGCAGGTTCATCAACTGGCTCTGGTCGTGGCCTGTCGGGCTGCCGTACGCGGTGTACTAGCAAACTTTGCGCCTGCGCACCTGCTGCTGCGCTTCGAACGTGACGGCAAGTCACCCAGGTTCTTCGGCGATGGCGCCCATTGGCGGGCATACCAACGCCATTATCGGCAACTGACTGACGAGGCCTCCATGGATGAGCAGGTGCTGCGTCATGATTTTTGCAAAGCCTACGAGGAGCAGGTACGCCTGGTCTCCACCCTTCACGCGGGGTGCGCAGGATGA
- a CDS encoding type VI secretion protein, whose translation MSFHPWQALVLALCLLSGCNANYVFDDADYRPLGDPQATRRGQ comes from the coding sequence ATGTCTTTTCATCCGTGGCAAGCCCTGGTGCTTGCGTTGTGTTTGTTGAGTGGCTGTAACGCCAATTATGTCTTTGATGATGCCGACTACCGTCCGTTGGGTGATCCCCAGGCGACTCGTCGTGGGCAGTGA
- a CDS encoding sigma-54 interaction domain-containing protein, with protein sequence MREDRLLALLPLSAACTHTLLDGFIRLGSADDEATLPGLCVAAAAQLSQCDLSQWYWRNECTGRLELVAQHLHGMPCPVDPSCTKDFQHEQVLQYVLNQQTALSLEEHKGSVYECGFLPAMATPWKALSCVPLFDRGRGIKGVLLCASQHRKNLQGYTAALSELGSFALMQRTLLRCQCATGRVTQPTACITAPRSAYGLIGSSTAMDETYRLIGKVMDTPYTVLLRGETGTGKEVVARAIHTAGPRRSKAFVVQNCAAFPEGLLESELFGYRKGAFTGAERNHTGLFDSADGGTLLLDEIGDMPLSLQAKLLRVLQEGEVRPLGASAAHKVDVRIIAATHRDLGAMVAQGSFREDLYYRLAQFPIELPPLRERDGDVLLLAREFARQAAAALGRVPVGWSSAALDQLSGHAFPGNVRELKCLVERAVLLCDDGVILPAHLSLPVPAATGAVDATLRQRLERVERVFLIDCLHKNRGNRTRTARELGVARRTLLYRLARLKIPVGDAREEC encoded by the coding sequence ATGAGGGAGGATCGGCTGCTCGCCCTGCTGCCCCTTTCGGCGGCTTGTACCCATACGCTGCTTGACGGGTTCATCCGCCTGGGCAGCGCTGACGACGAAGCGACTCTACCCGGACTGTGTGTCGCCGCGGCGGCGCAACTGAGCCAGTGTGACCTCAGCCAATGGTACTGGCGCAACGAGTGCACTGGCCGGCTTGAGCTGGTCGCCCAGCATTTGCACGGCATGCCTTGCCCTGTTGATCCGTCCTGTACCAAGGATTTCCAGCATGAGCAGGTGCTTCAGTATGTGCTGAACCAACAAACCGCCCTTAGCCTGGAAGAACACAAAGGCAGCGTGTACGAGTGCGGGTTCCTGCCGGCAATGGCGACGCCCTGGAAAGCGTTGTCATGCGTGCCTTTGTTTGACCGAGGCAGGGGCATCAAGGGTGTGTTGCTGTGTGCCAGTCAGCATCGGAAAAACCTGCAGGGCTACACCGCCGCCTTGAGTGAGCTGGGTAGCTTTGCCTTGATGCAACGGACTTTACTGCGATGTCAGTGTGCCACGGGACGTGTCACCCAACCCACTGCTTGCATAACGGCCCCGCGTTCGGCCTACGGCTTGATCGGCAGCAGTACGGCGATGGACGAGACGTATCGTTTGATCGGCAAGGTCATGGATACGCCCTACACCGTGTTGCTGCGCGGCGAGACCGGTACGGGCAAGGAGGTAGTGGCGCGTGCGATTCATACTGCGGGGCCACGCAGGAGCAAAGCATTTGTGGTGCAGAACTGTGCGGCGTTTCCCGAAGGACTGCTGGAAAGTGAGCTGTTCGGTTATCGCAAAGGTGCTTTCACAGGGGCTGAGCGTAACCATACCGGGCTGTTTGACAGCGCTGACGGCGGCACGCTGCTCCTCGACGAAATCGGTGATATGCCGCTGTCGCTGCAAGCCAAATTGCTCCGCGTCTTGCAGGAGGGCGAAGTGCGCCCATTGGGTGCCAGTGCGGCTCACAAGGTGGATGTGCGCATCATCGCTGCAACCCACCGTGACCTCGGCGCAATGGTCGCCCAAGGCAGTTTTCGCGAGGACCTTTACTACAGGCTCGCGCAGTTTCCCATCGAACTGCCCCCCCTGCGTGAGCGCGACGGCGATGTGCTGCTGTTGGCGCGGGAGTTTGCACGACAAGCCGCCGCCGCCCTGGGGCGTGTACCGGTGGGATGGTCCAGCGCAGCCCTTGATCAACTTTCGGGTCACGCCTTCCCAGGCAATGTCCGCGAACTCAAATGCCTGGTGGAACGTGCGGTGCTGCTCTGTGACGACGGTGTGATCCTGCCGGCACACCTGTCCTTGCCGGTGCCGGCTGCCACAGGGGCAGTCGATGCGACATTGCGCCAACGCCTGGAGCGGGTAGAGCGGGTGTTCCTGATCGATTGCCTGCACAAGAACCGTGGCAATCGCACCCGTACCGCGCGCGAGTTAGGCGTTGCGCGGCGCACGCTGCTCTACCGTCTGGCGCGCTTGAAAATCCCCGTGGGGGATGCCCGCGAGGAGTGTTGA